A genomic stretch from Halichoerus grypus chromosome 7, mHalGry1.hap1.1, whole genome shotgun sequence includes:
- the MBL2 gene encoding mannose-binding protein C isoform X2, with product MLLFSSLPVLLCVLTTANSEAEALGDAQKTCPAITCAIPGRDGRDGPKGEKGEPGQGLRGLQGPPGKMGPPGNMGAPGASGPKGPKGDRGDSSVAETNLAHLEREIKSLKSELDHVKKLQAFFFGKKTGKKLYVTNGETMPFSKVKALCAELQGTMATPKNAEENEAIRHVAKNVAFLGITDEVTEGQFMYVTGGRLSYSNWKTNEPNDSSGEDCVTILEDGLWNDISCHSSFLAVCEFPA from the exons ATGCTCCTGTTTTCGTCGCTTCCTGTCCTTCTGTGTGTGCTGACAACAGCCAACTCAGAAGCAGAAGCCTTGGGCGATGCCCAGAAGACGTGCCCAGCGATCACCTGTGCCATCCCGGGCAGAGATGGACGAGACGGACCCAAGGGAGAAAAGGGCGAGCCAG GGCAAGGGCTCCGGGGCTTACAGGGCCCTCCAGGAAAAATGGGGCCTCCAGGAAAtatgggggctcctggggcttCAGGACCAAAGGGCCCCAAAGGAGACCGTGGAGATAGTTCAG TTGCTGAGACGAATCTGGCTCACCTAGAGAGGGAGATAAAGAGTCTGAAATCAGAACTGGACCATGTCAAAAAGT TGCAAGCGTTCTTTTTTGGCAAAAAGACTGGGAAGAAGCTCTACGTGACCAACGGTGAAACAATGCCTTTTTCCAAAGTGAAGGCTCTGTGTGCCGAGCTCCAGGGCACTATGGCCACCCCTAAGAATGCCGAGGAGAATGAAGCCATCCGGCATGTGGCCAAGAACGTGGCCTTCCTGGGCATCACGGATGAGGTGACTGAAGGCCAGTTTATGTATGTGACAGGAGGGAGGCTGAGCTACAGCAACTGGAAGACAAATGAGCCCAACGACAGCTCTGGGGAGGACTGTGTGACCATCCTCGAGGACGGGCTCTGGAATGATATCTCCTGCCACTCCTCCTTCCTGGCCGTCTGTGAATTCCCAGCCTGA
- the MBL2 gene encoding mannose-binding protein C isoform X1, translated as MASRWKISRFRTMLLFSSLPVLLCVLTTANSEAEALGDAQKTCPAITCAIPGRDGRDGPKGEKGEPGQGLRGLQGPPGKMGPPGNMGAPGASGPKGPKGDRGDSSVAETNLAHLEREIKSLKSELDHVKKLQAFFFGKKTGKKLYVTNGETMPFSKVKALCAELQGTMATPKNAEENEAIRHVAKNVAFLGITDEVTEGQFMYVTGGRLSYSNWKTNEPNDSSGEDCVTILEDGLWNDISCHSSFLAVCEFPA; from the exons ATGGCTTCTCGGTGGAAAATCTCAAG GTTCAGGACCATGCTCCTGTTTTCGTCGCTTCCTGTCCTTCTGTGTGTGCTGACAACAGCCAACTCAGAAGCAGAAGCCTTGGGCGATGCCCAGAAGACGTGCCCAGCGATCACCTGTGCCATCCCGGGCAGAGATGGACGAGACGGACCCAAGGGAGAAAAGGGCGAGCCAG GGCAAGGGCTCCGGGGCTTACAGGGCCCTCCAGGAAAAATGGGGCCTCCAGGAAAtatgggggctcctggggcttCAGGACCAAAGGGCCCCAAAGGAGACCGTGGAGATAGTTCAG TTGCTGAGACGAATCTGGCTCACCTAGAGAGGGAGATAAAGAGTCTGAAATCAGAACTGGACCATGTCAAAAAGT TGCAAGCGTTCTTTTTTGGCAAAAAGACTGGGAAGAAGCTCTACGTGACCAACGGTGAAACAATGCCTTTTTCCAAAGTGAAGGCTCTGTGTGCCGAGCTCCAGGGCACTATGGCCACCCCTAAGAATGCCGAGGAGAATGAAGCCATCCGGCATGTGGCCAAGAACGTGGCCTTCCTGGGCATCACGGATGAGGTGACTGAAGGCCAGTTTATGTATGTGACAGGAGGGAGGCTGAGCTACAGCAACTGGAAGACAAATGAGCCCAACGACAGCTCTGGGGAGGACTGTGTGACCATCCTCGAGGACGGGCTCTGGAATGATATCTCCTGCCACTCCTCCTTCCTGGCCGTCTGTGAATTCCCAGCCTGA